The Acidobacteriota bacterium genome includes a region encoding these proteins:
- a CDS encoding MmgE/PrpD family protein, with translation MDMLSRQLARFAVRLSYEDLPPRAIDEAKRFLLDSMGCALGGVRTHDARIMREFIEEEGGRAEATLIGTRRKVPATWATLYNALVVRALDYNDIYWKADPSHPSDILPAAISMAERVGAGGRDVILGIVIGHELEMRFCEAAEPGIRERGWHHASLTGFVSPVVAGKILGLTEDQMVHAIGISGSHTLTLGAVTAGKLTMMKNTVDPIATWQGVIAALWAQKGFHGPEHVIDGKEGLFHCLGKAWRPEMLTAGLGESFKIQDCSMKFFPTEALTHTPLSAALELRSKHGIDPGSIESITVRTVRRAVDILCDPSKYRPTSRETADHSLPYCIGVALMDGKVTPDSFDEKRFTDPKLLDLIQKVKGVGDEEIERNFPRLYTCDMTIAVKGGKTFQCRLDYPKGDPRNPLTPAELEGKFMSLAEPVVPAGKAQEIASIIMGLEKERSLGRLMEAMVAA, from the coding sequence ATGGACATGTTGAGCCGACAGCTCGCGCGATTCGCCGTCCGCCTCTCCTACGAAGACCTTCCGCCGCGGGCGATCGACGAGGCGAAGCGCTTCCTCCTCGACTCGATGGGGTGCGCCCTGGGGGGCGTGAGGACTCACGACGCGCGCATCATGCGCGAGTTCATCGAGGAGGAGGGGGGGCGCGCCGAGGCGACGCTGATCGGCACGCGCAGGAAGGTGCCCGCGACGTGGGCCACCCTCTACAACGCGCTCGTGGTCCGCGCGCTCGACTACAACGACATCTACTGGAAGGCCGACCCGTCGCACCCGAGCGACATCCTCCCCGCGGCGATTTCGATGGCGGAGAGGGTGGGGGCCGGGGGGCGCGACGTGATCCTCGGCATCGTCATCGGGCACGAGCTCGAGATGCGCTTCTGCGAGGCGGCCGAGCCGGGGATCCGAGAGCGCGGGTGGCACCACGCGAGCCTCACGGGGTTCGTCTCGCCCGTGGTCGCGGGGAAGATCCTGGGTCTCACCGAGGATCAGATGGTCCACGCGATCGGGATCTCGGGGTCTCACACGCTGACGCTCGGCGCTGTCACGGCCGGCAAGCTCACGATGATGAAGAACACCGTCGACCCCATCGCGACGTGGCAGGGGGTGATCGCCGCCCTGTGGGCGCAGAAGGGATTCCACGGCCCCGAGCACGTCATCGACGGGAAGGAGGGGCTCTTTCATTGTCTTGGCAAGGCGTGGCGGCCGGAGATGCTCACCGCGGGGCTCGGCGAGAGCTTCAAGATCCAGGACTGCTCGATGAAGTTCTTCCCGACCGAGGCGCTGACCCACACGCCGCTCTCCGCGGCCCTCGAGCTGCGGAGCAAGCACGGGATCGACCCCGGGTCGATCGAGTCCATCACCGTCAGGACGGTCCGCCGCGCCGTCGACATCCTCTGCGATCCGTCGAAGTACAGGCCGACGTCGCGCGAGACGGCCGATCACTCTCTGCCGTACTGCATCGGCGTCGCGCTGATGGACGGGAAGGTCACCCCCGACTCCTTCGACGAGAAGCGCTTCACCGACCCGAAGCTCCTCGACCTGATCCAGAAGGTGAAGGGGGTCGGCGACGAGGAGATCGAGAGGAACTTCCCGCGCCTGTACACCTGCGACATGACGATCGCCGTGAAGGGGGGAAAGACCTTCCAGTGCCGACTGGACTACCCGAAGGGGGACCCCAGGAATCCCCTGACCCCCGCCGAGCTCGAGGGGAAGTTCATGAGCCTGGCCGAGCCCGTGGTGCCGGCGGGGAAGGCGCAGGAG
- a CDS encoding (2Fe-2S) ferredoxin domain-containing protein gives MMPRYQRHIFVCTNVRPADDPQGCCSAKGSDAIRSAFKAELKKRRLRTVVRANKSGCLDVCAFGVTVVVYPEAVWYGGVKLEDVNEIIDRHVVGGEVVERLLLRQFPSGPLKLKPLEIPKEG, from the coding sequence CTGATGCCGCGCTACCAGAGACACATCTTCGTCTGCACCAACGTGAGGCCGGCCGACGACCCCCAGGGGTGCTGCTCGGCGAAGGGGTCGGACGCCATCCGCTCGGCCTTCAAGGCCGAGCTCAAGAAGCGCAGGCTCCGCACCGTCGTGCGCGCCAACAAGTCGGGGTGCCTCGACGTCTGCGCCTTCGGCGTGACGGTGGTCGTCTACCCCGAGGCCGTCTGGTACGGCGGCGTGAAGCTCGAGGACGTGAACGAGATCATCGATCGCCACGTCGTCGGCGGCGAGGTCGTCGAGCGGCTGCTCCTCAGGCAGTTCCCGTCGGGGCCGTTGAAGCTTAAGCCCCTCGAGATCCCGAAAGAGGGGTGA
- a CDS encoding NAD-dependent isocitrate dehydrogenase, which yields MTKPSAVAAATGPGAPQALVKKHTVTLIPGDGIGDEVADQVIKIVQATGVSLAWDRQLSGQRAQAKTGAALPPALLDSIRKNKVALKGRINTPIGTGYESPNVQLRKILNLYASVRPVKNIAGLRARFEKIDLVVVRENTEDMYSGIEHEVVPGVVESLKIVTEAASTRIARFAFEYAVKHGRRQVTCVHKANIMKMSDGLFLSCCRNVAREFPQVAYREVIADSACMQLVLNPYAFDVLVMGNLYGDIISDLCAGLVGGLGAVPGVNVGDGLVVFEAIHGNAPDLEGQDLANPLSLLIPAVHMLDHLGEGEAAARIMSSVSAVLVEGKAVTADLGGTAKTSEMAAAIVAKLAVSGRP from the coding sequence ATCACGAAGCCTTCGGCCGTTGCGGCGGCCACGGGTCCCGGGGCGCCCCAGGCACTCGTCAAGAAGCACACCGTCACGCTCATCCCGGGGGACGGCATCGGCGACGAGGTCGCCGACCAGGTCATCAAGATCGTGCAGGCCACGGGCGTCTCGCTCGCATGGGACCGGCAGCTCTCCGGCCAGAGGGCCCAGGCCAAGACGGGAGCCGCCCTCCCGCCGGCGCTCCTCGACTCGATTCGCAAGAACAAGGTCGCGCTGAAGGGGAGGATCAACACCCCCATCGGCACCGGCTACGAGTCGCCGAACGTCCAGCTCCGTAAAATCCTGAACCTCTACGCGTCGGTGCGGCCGGTGAAGAACATCGCGGGCCTCCGGGCGCGCTTCGAGAAGATCGATCTCGTCGTCGTGCGCGAGAACACCGAGGACATGTACTCGGGGATCGAGCACGAGGTGGTGCCGGGGGTCGTCGAGAGCCTCAAGATCGTCACCGAGGCCGCCTCGACGCGCATCGCCCGCTTCGCCTTCGAGTACGCGGTGAAGCACGGACGCCGCCAGGTCACCTGCGTGCACAAGGCCAACATCATGAAGATGTCCGACGGCCTCTTCCTGAGCTGCTGCCGCAACGTGGCGCGCGAGTTCCCCCAGGTGGCGTACCGCGAGGTCATCGCCGACAGCGCCTGCATGCAGCTCGTCCTGAACCCGTACGCCTTCGACGTGTTGGTGATGGGGAACCTCTACGGCGACATCATCTCGGATCTGTGCGCCGGCCTCGTGGGTGGGCTCGGCGCCGTCCCCGGCGTGAACGTCGGCGACGGCCTCGTCGTCTTCGAGGCGATCCACGGGAACGCCCCCGACCTCGAGGGGCAGGATCTCGCGAACCCCCTGTCGCTCCTCATCCCCGCGGTCCACATGCTCGATCACCTCGGGGAAGGGGAGGCCGCGGCGCGCATCATGTCGTCCGTGAGCGCGGTGCTCGTGGAAGGGAAGGCCGTGACCGCCGACCTCGGCGGCACGGCGAAGACGAGCGAGATGGCCGCGGCAATCGTCGCAAAGCTTGCCGTTTCCGGGAGACCCTGA
- a CDS encoding isocitrate dehydrogenase (NAD(+)), translating into MAYKITLIPGDGIGPEVTDATVSVVEAAGVPIVWERAVAGAAALEQHGNPLPETVLESIRKNRVALKGPITTPIGTGFPSVNVSLRKSLDLYVSLRPVASLPGVKTRYESVDVVIVRENTEGLYSGREHTVVPGVVEALKIITDKASRRIARFAFNYARNEGRRKITIVHKASIMKLSDGLFLSCANQVASDFPFIETEDLLIDNACMQLVLDPRRFDLLLMENLYGDLVSDLCAGLVGGLGVVPGANIGDRYAVFEAVHGSAPDIAGKGLANPTALILSASLMLRHLGEHKAAARVRRAVEAVLTEGTSVTADLGGKSSTGEMAAAIASRVREAA; encoded by the coding sequence TTGGCCTACAAGATCACCCTCATCCCCGGAGACGGCATCGGCCCCGAGGTCACCGACGCGACGGTGAGCGTCGTCGAGGCGGCCGGCGTCCCGATCGTCTGGGAGCGCGCGGTGGCGGGAGCGGCGGCCCTCGAGCAGCACGGCAACCCTCTTCCCGAAACGGTCCTCGAGTCGATCCGAAAGAATCGCGTCGCGCTGAAAGGGCCGATCACCACCCCCATCGGCACCGGCTTCCCGAGCGTCAACGTCTCGCTCCGGAAGAGCCTCGACCTCTACGTCTCGCTGCGCCCGGTCGCGAGCCTCCCCGGCGTGAAGACCCGGTACGAGAGCGTCGACGTGGTGATCGTGCGGGAGAACACCGAGGGGCTCTACTCGGGGCGCGAGCACACCGTCGTCCCGGGAGTCGTCGAGGCGCTCAAGATCATCACCGACAAGGCGTCGCGGCGCATCGCGCGCTTCGCCTTCAACTACGCGCGGAACGAGGGGCGCCGGAAGATCACCATCGTCCACAAGGCGAGCATCATGAAGCTGTCGGACGGCCTCTTCCTGTCGTGCGCCAACCAGGTCGCGTCGGACTTCCCCTTCATCGAGACGGAAGATCTCCTCATCGACAACGCGTGCATGCAGCTCGTCCTCGATCCCCGCCGCTTCGATCTGCTGCTGATGGAAAACCTCTACGGCGATCTCGTCTCGGATCTGTGCGCGGGGCTCGTCGGGGGCCTCGGGGTCGTGCCGGGGGCGAACATCGGCGATCGGTACGCGGTCTTCGAGGCGGTCCACGGCTCGGCCCCCGATATCGCCGGGAAGGGGCTCGCGAACCCCACGGCGCTCATCCTCTCCGCCAGCCTCATGCTGCGGCACCTCGGCGAGCACAAGGCCGCCGCGCGCGTGAGGCGCGCCGTCGAGGCGGTCCTCACCGAGGGGACGTCGGTGACGGCCGATCTGGGCGGGAAGTCCTCGACCGGCGAGATGGCGGCGGCGATCGCGTCGCGCGTCAGGGAGGCGGCGTGA
- a CDS encoding DUF1579 domain-containing protein: MNRCTWTVCRVILCGLIGCCMTLSGATLAAEKKVATPPSAADNEKAMMDAMMKMGTPGAQHEALKKFAGSWKAACKMWMGPGDPQTSEGTSENDVVLGGRFLRESFKGTFMGGPFEGMGFLGYDNLKKKYVSTWIDSLGTMIQDATGQMDKDGKVLTLHGTFTDPLTKKQSPTREVTKFVDDKSIVWEMYGTNENKEVKEMEITYTRK; encoded by the coding sequence ATGAACCGATGCACGTGGACCGTTTGTCGAGTGATTCTGTGCGGCCTCATCGGCTGCTGCATGACGCTGTCCGGCGCCACCCTGGCCGCCGAGAAGAAGGTCGCGACCCCCCCGAGCGCCGCGGACAACGAGAAGGCGATGATGGACGCGATGATGAAGATGGGCACTCCGGGCGCCCAGCACGAAGCCCTCAAGAAGTTCGCGGGATCGTGGAAGGCGGCGTGCAAGATGTGGATGGGCCCCGGCGACCCCCAGACTTCCGAGGGAACCTCTGAGAACGACGTCGTTCTCGGCGGGCGCTTCCTTCGTGAGTCGTTCAAGGGGACCTTCATGGGTGGGCCCTTCGAGGGAATGGGCTTCCTCGGCTACGACAACCTGAAGAAGAAGTACGTCAGCACCTGGATCGACTCGCTCGGGACGATGATCCAGGACGCCACCGGGCAGATGGACAAGGACGGCAAGGTCCTCACGCTGCACGGCACGTTCACCGACCCGCTCACGAAGAAGCAGTCGCCGACCAGGGAAGTGACGAAGTTCGTCGACGACAAGTCGATCGTGTGGGAGATGTACGGCACCAACGAGAACAAGGAAGTGAAGGAGATGGAGATCACGTACACCCGGAAGTAG
- a CDS encoding prolyl oligopeptidase family serine peptidase, with protein sequence MAGDLRRPLRAQALACALVLSALTAALGPTREAAIQETLVRIRANRALYEPHTYVDGNGPALPYRLFKPAEAAGRKYPLVVFLHGGNGVGTENVAQISGGNALGAGLWLLPEIQADHPCFVLAPQAIHEWEETGLTGYILLVSKLIESLEKDLPIDASRVYVTGQSSGGYGTWVLTEHRPDLVAAAAPICGGGVPAKAAEMSRVPVWAFHGSDDQVVDPAESRRMVAALRKAGGDPKYTEYPGRGHDVWNVAYTEPDFVPWLFAQHRAPVSSAGH encoded by the coding sequence GTGGCAGGTGATCTTCGACGGCCTCTACGCGCGCAAGCCCTAGCCTGCGCGCTGGTCCTCTCGGCGCTGACGGCGGCCCTCGGCCCGACGCGCGAGGCGGCGATCCAGGAAACGCTCGTCAGAATCCGCGCGAACCGCGCCTTGTACGAGCCGCACACGTACGTCGACGGAAACGGTCCGGCGCTTCCCTACAGGCTCTTCAAGCCGGCGGAAGCGGCCGGCAGGAAGTACCCGCTGGTCGTCTTCCTCCACGGCGGGAACGGCGTCGGGACCGAGAACGTCGCGCAGATCAGCGGCGGCAACGCGCTCGGTGCGGGTCTCTGGCTCCTCCCGGAGATCCAGGCCGACCACCCGTGCTTCGTTCTCGCCCCCCAGGCGATTCACGAGTGGGAGGAGACCGGGCTCACCGGGTACATCCTCCTCGTCTCGAAACTGATCGAGTCGCTCGAGAAGGATCTCCCCATCGACGCGTCGCGCGTGTACGTGACGGGGCAGTCGTCGGGCGGGTACGGGACCTGGGTCCTCACCGAGCACCGCCCCGACCTCGTGGCGGCGGCCGCGCCGATCTGCGGCGGCGGCGTCCCCGCGAAGGCGGCGGAGATGAGCCGGGTGCCGGTGTGGGCCTTCCACGGCTCGGACGACCAGGTCGTCGATCCGGCCGAGTCACGACGGATGGTCGCCGCGCTCAGGAAGGCGGGAGGCGATCCGAAGTACACCGAGTACCCGGGCCGAGGCCACGACGTCTGGAACGTCGCGTACACCGAGCCCGACTTCGTCCCGTGGCTCTTCGCCCAGCACCGTGCCCCGGTTTCTTCCGCAGGTCATTGA